Within the Salinibacterium sp. TMP30 genome, the region AGAACAAAGATCTCGATACCGCTGCTGAGGTAGATGCCCCAGAGTGCGCTCGGGAACGTTGCGGAGATCGACGTGAAAATCAGCAGCGACATTCCGTTGCCGATTCCGCGCTCGGTTACGAGCTCACCCATCCACATGATGAGGCCGGTACCCGCGGTCATTGTGATGACCATCAGAAGAATCGCGTACCAGGCATCGTTCGTGATGAGCTGGCTGCATTCGGGAACGCCAGCCGACTGGAACAAAGCGCCACTGCGGGCCACCGTGATCAGTGTCGTCGACTGAAGAATAGCCAGCGCGATGGTGAGGTAACGCGTGTACTGCGTCAGCGTCGACTGGCCTGACTGGCCCTCTTTGTGAAGAGTTTCGAAGTGTGGAATGACCACACGAAGTAGTTGCACGATGATCGACGCCGTGATGTACGGCATGATTCCGAGTGCAAATACGGAAAGTTGAAGGAGCGCCCCACCACTGAAGAGGTTGATGAGGTCGTACAGCCCGCCGCTGGATGAGTTAGCTGCAAGACACAGCTGAACGTTTCCAAAGTCGACGAACGGCGCCGGGATGAAGGAGCCCAGTCTAAACAGCGCAATGATGCCTAGCGTGAACCCGATCTTCCTGCGAAGGTCAGGCGTGCGGATTATCCGCGCGACAGCTTTGAACACAAGGCCTCCGATTTATCTATGTACTGCGGGCGAATGGGGAACCCCTTATGCGGGATTCCCCACCCATCCTGTCTGCTTTGGCCACTGGTGTGACCAGCGCGACACTAACGTCTCGCGCAGTGACAGTTACTGAACCGAACCGCCGGCCGCAACGATCTTCTGCTCAGCGGAGCCGGAGACCTTGTCAACTACTACGTTCAGCTTAACCGCAATATCGCCCTGCCCAAGAACCTTGACCTTTTCGTTCTTGCGAACGGCGCCCTTTGACACGAGATCAGCGATGGTTACATCGCCACCCTTGGGGTAAAGTTCTGCGAGCTTCTCGAGGTTTACGACCTGGTACTCAACGCGGAATGGATTCTTGAATCCACGCAACTTAGGTGCACGCATGACGAAGTTGATGTTTCCCGCTTCGAAGCCAAGACGCATGTTGTAACGCGCCTTGGTTCCCTTGGTTCCACGACCCGCAGTCTTACCCTTGGAGCCTTCACCA harbors:
- the secY gene encoding preprotein translocase subunit SecY, giving the protein MFKAVARIIRTPDLRRKIGFTLGIIALFRLGSFIPAPFVDFGNVQLCLAANSSSGGLYDLINLFSGGALLQLSVFALGIMPYITASIIVQLLRVVIPHFETLHKEGQSGQSTLTQYTRYLTIALAILQSTTLITVARSGALFQSAGVPECSQLITNDAWYAILLMVITMTAGTGLIMWMGELVTERGIGNGMSLLIFTSISATFPSALWGIYLSSGIEIFVLVLLMGILIMSAVVFVEQSQRRIPVQYAKRMVGRRTYGGNNTYIPIKVNMAGVIPVIFASSLLYLPALIANFNQPQAGETPSAWVVWIQNNLVSGDSPIYMIGYFLLIVGFTYFYVAITFNPEEVADNMKKYGGFIPGIRAGRPTAEYLDYVLTRVTLPGSLYLGLVAMIPLIAFVVIGANQNFPFGGASILIIVGVGLETVKQIDSQLQQRHYEGLLR
- the rplO gene encoding 50S ribosomal protein L15, producing the protein MADEKETPKKAAAPKAAAAKAPAAKKAAPAKAPAAKKAAPAKAPAAKAPAAKKAAPAKAAADKAPAAKATSTKAPAQSTAAKAPTAKKSSSDVVESRPQVLKMHHLRPAAGAKKDRMRVGRGEGSKGKTAGRGTKGTKARYNMRLGFEAGNINFVMRAPKLRGFKNPFRVEYQVVNLEKLAELYPKGGDVTIADLVSKGAVRKNEKVKVLGQGDIAVKLNVVVDKVSGSAEQKIVAAGGSVQ